Below is a genomic region from Rhabdothermincola sediminis.
TGGGGCATGGTCATGGTGGTCCCCGCGGTCCCCTCGGGCCACGGCCACAGCACTCGCAGCGAGCCGAGCATCAGGCCGATGAGCCCCGCCACCACCGTGTCGTGGTGGTGGTGCAGGGCCCAGTGCAGCACCTGCGAGAACAGCATGAGCCCGATCGCGCAGCCGGTGGCGAACACCGCGACGGTGGCGAGCTGGCGGTCGTTCACCGCCCCGAGGACCAGGTCGTACATGCCGAGCATGAGGAGGATGAACGAGCCGGAGATCCCCGGGAGGATCATGGCGCAGATGGCGATCGCGCCGGCCAGGAAGAAGGCCCACAGCGGCGGATCGGCTACCCCGGAGGAGCGGAAGCCGAGCAGGAAGAACGCGGCCACGCCGACGAGGAGGAGGACGACGGCGCGCACGCCGTCCCATTGCTTGACCCGCGGGAGTGCCGCGGCGACCGAGCCGGCGACCAGGCCGAAGAACAACCCGGCCATGCGGACCGGTTCCGTGTCGAGCAGGTGCTCGATGGCACGGGCCAGCGAAAGCAGCGCCAGCAGGATGCCCGCTCCCAGCGGGAGGATGAACAGCCAGCGGATCTCACGCAACCGGTCCCGGGTGCCGACCAGGTCGAGCTTCAGGAGGTGACCTGCCGTTGCGGCGAAGAGGCTGACCGTGTCGATGAGCTCCTCGTAGATACCGGTGACCAGGGCGACGGTCCCGCCCGAGACGCCTGGGACGATGTCGGCGCTGCCCATGAGGAAGCCGCGCGCGAAGACGGAAGCAGGCTTGTGGGGCACGGCTGTGATGGTACGGCAACGGGGGGCGTGACCCGCAACCACGCGCGAGCGCCGGTACGCTTCGCCGGTGCTCGTTGTCTCCACGTTGATCCTCGGTCTCGGCGTCGACCCTCAGCGCCTCCTGCACGCCGTCGGGCTGATCGGCCTGCTGCTCGCGGTGTTCGCCGAGTCCGGCATGATGGTGGGCTTCTTCCTCCCCGGCGACTCGCTGTTGTTCGCCGCCGGCCTGCTCACCTATCGGGGTGACCTGGCAGCCGGTCAGGTGTGGCTGGTGACGGTGGGCTGCGTCGTCGCGGCGGTGGTGGGCGACCAGGTGGGCTACGGGGTCGGGCGCAAGCTCGGTCCCAGACTCGCGGACCGGGAGCGCTCGCGGTTCCCCAAGGACGAGCACCTCGCGAAGGCGCAGGCGTTCTTCGACCACCACGGCCCGAAGGCGATCGCGCTCTCGAGGTTCGTGCCGATCGTGCGCACGTTCTGCCCCGTCGTGGCCGGGGTGAGCCGCATGGACCACCGGGTCTTCACCCGGTGGAACGTGATCGGTGGGGTGGTGTGGGCGGTCGGGCTGATCCAGCTCGGGTACTGGCTGGGACGGATCGCCCCAGGAATCGGCGACCGCATGGAGCTGGTGGTCGTGGCGATCGTGGTCTTCTCGCTCATCCCCATCGGGGTGGAGCTGATCCGCTCGCACCCGGAGCGGATCAGCTCACCTACGGGAAAACCTGGCCGATGAGCTTGCGGTTCTTCAGCTTCGCCTTGAGGTAGTCGCGGTTCATCAAGGCGATGAAGTCGATGGGGATCTCCTTCGGGCAGGCTTCCTGGCATTCGCCGTAGTTCGTACAGGAACCGAAGTACTGCTCCATGGTTTCGACCATGTCCTCGGTGCGCTGCCACCGCTCCGCTTGACCCTGGGGGAGCAGGTTGAGGTGGGCCAACTTGGCGGAGGTGAACAACTGTGCTGCTCCGTTGGGGCAGGCGGCGACGCACGCCCCGCAACCGATGCAGGCAGCGGCGTCCATGGCCGTGTCGGCTGCCGGCTTGGGCACCGGGATCTGGTTGCCGTCGGGAGCCGCACCCGTGTTCGCCGTGATGAACCCGCCCGCGGCGACAATGGCGTCGAAAGCGGACCGGTCGACCATCAGGTCCTTGATGACCGGGAAGGCCGCGGCTCGCCAGGGCTCGATCACGATCTCATCCCCGTCGCGGAAGCTGCGCATGTGGAGCTGGCAGGTGGCCGTGCCGCGCATCGGGCCGTGAGCCTGGCCGTTGATCATCACTCCACAGGTCCCGCAGATCCCTTCCCGGCAGTCGCTGTCGAAGGTGATCGGCTCGCGACCGGACTCGATCAGCCGCTCGTTCACCACGTCGAGCATCTCGAGGAACGACATCTCCTCCTTCACGTCGTCGGCCTCGTAGGTCTCGAAGCGGCCCTCGGCCCGGGGGCCGTCCTGGCGCCACACCTTGAGCGTGAGCTTCATCTCGGTCCTCGTCCTACTTGTAGCTGCGTTGGGTGAGCTTCACGTACTCGAACGTGAGCGGCTCCTTGTGGAGCCTCTGTGGAGCGTCGGCGCCCTGCCATTCCCAGGCGGCCACGTACGCGAAGTTCTCGTCGTCCCGGAGCGCCTCGCCATCCTCGGTCTGGTGCTCGACCCGGAAGTGCCCTCCACAGCTCTCCTCGCGGTGTAGGGCATCACGGCACATGAGCTCGGCTTCCTCGAAGAAGTCGGCCACCCGCATGGCCTTCTCGAGCGACTGGTTGACCCCGTCGGGCGTGCCGAGGATGCGGGCGTTCTTGCGGAACTCGTCGTACAGAGCCGGGATCTCGCTGAGCGCCTTCTCCAGGCCGGCGCGCGAGCGCTCCATCCCGCAGTGGTCCCACACGATCTTGCCCAGCTCACGGTGGTAGTGGTCGACCGAGCGGGTGCCCCCCACCGACATCCAGCGGCGGATCTCGTCTTGCACGGCTGCTTCGGCCTGCTTGAACACCGGGTCGTCGGTGGGCACGGGTGGCTGCCCGAGCAAGCCGGCCAGGTAGTCACCGACGGTGTAGGGGATCACGAAGTACCCGTCGGCGAGGCCCTGCATCAACGCCGAGGCGCCGAGCCGGTTGGCGCCGT
It encodes:
- a CDS encoding DUF368 domain-containing protein — translated: MPHKPASVFARGFLMGSADIVPGVSGGTVALVTGIYEELIDTVSLFAATAGHLLKLDLVGTRDRLREIRWLFILPLGAGILLALLSLARAIEHLLDTEPVRMAGLFFGLVAGSVAAALPRVKQWDGVRAVVLLLVGVAAFFLLGFRSSGVADPPLWAFFLAGAIAICAMILPGISGSFILLMLGMYDLVLGAVNDRQLATVAVFATGCAIGLMLFSQVLHWALHHHHDTVVAGLIGLMLGSLRVLWPWPEGTAGTTMTMPQDDVVVPILLAVTGFVVVAGFAAVAFRVERAAERAA
- a CDS encoding DedA family protein, which produces MLVVSTLILGLGVDPQRLLHAVGLIGLLLAVFAESGMMVGFFLPGDSLLFAAGLLTYRGDLAAGQVWLVTVGCVVAAVVGDQVGYGVGRKLGPRLADRERSRFPKDEHLAKAQAFFDHHGPKAIALSRFVPIVRTFCPVVAGVSRMDHRVFTRWNVIGGVVWAVGLIQLGYWLGRIAPGIGDRMELVVVAIVVFSLIPIGVELIRSHPERISSPTGKPGR
- a CDS encoding succinate dehydrogenase/fumarate reductase iron-sulfur subunit, producing MKLTLKVWRQDGPRAEGRFETYEADDVKEEMSFLEMLDVVNERLIESGREPITFDSDCREGICGTCGVMINGQAHGPMRGTATCQLHMRSFRDGDEIVIEPWRAAAFPVIKDLMVDRSAFDAIVAAGGFITANTGAAPDGNQIPVPKPAADTAMDAAACIGCGACVAACPNGAAQLFTSAKLAHLNLLPQGQAERWQRTEDMVETMEQYFGSCTNYGECQEACPKEIPIDFIALMNRDYLKAKLKNRKLIGQVFP